The Bacillota bacterium LX-D genomic sequence GACTTTTATTTACTCATCCTTGGGAGAATGAAACTCTTTGGCTGTTAGCACTGGCTGGAACGTTATTTGTCTATGCACCATGGGATTTATCTGGCAGAGCAATGCTTGGTGATACAGGCTCCAATTTACTTGGATTTTTTATAGGATACAACTTCGTAGTTTTAGTCTCAACACCTAATAAGATTTTAATTGTGTTGTTTCTTTTATTAGTTCACTGGTATAGTGAACATTATTCATTAACAGAGCTAATTAGTAAAAGAAAGCTACTTAACTTTCTTGATCGTTTAGGTAGACCAGAAGTTTGAAAGGTTGATAAAGTTGTTTAGCTATGAACAGGGGCAAGTAACTAAAGTTATTGAAAAAAATGATTATGTTACTGAAATAATAGTACTTGTTAGCGGTAAAGAAGAAAAGGCTATAAATTATAACTTGCTAACAGGACCAGTTGGTTTAGGGGATAGGGTAATATTAAATACAACTGCTGTTCGTTTGAACTTAGGCACAGGTGGTTATCATTTTGTAATTAATAATTTAAAACAAATTGAACAACCGATTAAAGGTTCAGGACATATTATGAAGATGCGCTATACTCCTTTTCAAATTAAGGTATTAAGTGTGGAAGAAGCAACTAGCCCTTTTCATAATGTAATGTCAACTGCTAATAATTTGAATAATACGCCAGTAATTATTGGAACATTGCACAGCATGTTAACACCCATTACTTGGGGGATAAAAACCAGGTCTAGCAGAGATTTAAAAGTCATCTGTGTTATGACTGACGGAGCAGCTCTACCTTTAGCTTTTAGCAAAACAATACCACAGCTACGCAAAAAAAAATTGATCCATGGCACCATAACCATAGGCAACGCGTTTGGCGGAGACATTGAAGCAGTTAATATCTATTCTGGATTGCTTGCTGCAAAGCATGTACTAAAAGCTGATATTATTGTTGTTACTATGGGGCCTGGAATAGTAGGAACAGGTACAAAATGGGGCTTCAGCGGTATAGAACAAGGTCAGATAATAAACGCAGTGGAATCTCTTGGAGGAATTCCAATTGCTGTACCCAGAATAAGTTTTGTGGACCAGCGTCAGCGCCATTATGGGCTTAGCCACCATACAATTACTGTGTTAGAAAAAATTGCTTTAGCACCTGCTATTGTTCCCTTAGCAAAACTGTATTTTCCAAAATTGAAGTATGTCCTAAAGCAATGGAAAGAAGCTAACTTAGGTAAAAAACATTTTTTGAAGATAATTGATGTACATAAGTCTTTAAATGAATTAATTCAAACAGATTTAAAAGTTTCAACTATGGGAAGGAAAATACATGAGGATCAGGAATTCTTTGCTACAGCAGTTGCGTCCGGGGCAATGGCTGTTAAATATTTAATTAAATGACCTATTTAGAAATTCGATTAAAGTACAGTCGTTTTGTAAATTCTTTAAAAATTTTTTAAATTCCTTTGCCCTACCAATAAAAGTTAAAGATGTTTTTGTTATATATACTTCCATTTATTTTTCCCTCCTGTAATTTTTATCCAAGTTGTATTATTATATGAACAAGTCCAAAAAATATGAGGTGCTTAAAATGGAAGAAACAAAGAAATCGCAGTTAATTTATGATGGTAAAATAATTAAAGTTAGATTAGATGAAGTAAAGCTATTAAACGGCAAATATGCAAAAAGGGAAATTGTAGAACATCCTGGTGCAGCGGCAATTATAGCGTTATTTCCAACAAATGAGATATTATTAGTAAAACAGTATCGTAAAGCTTTAGAAAAAACACTATATGAGTTACCGGCTGGGAAGTTGGAAAAAGGGGAATTGCCAGAAAAAAGTGCGGCTAGGGAATTATTAGAAGAAACTGGAATAAAGGCAGGAAAAATAATAAAAGTTTTATCTTTTTATACATCTCCTGGCTTCTGTAACGAAACGATTTATTTATTTTTGGCTGAAGATTTACAAGAGAAGTCACAGCAATTGGATGAAGATGAGTTTTTAACCATTGAAAAAGTACCCCTTACTAAAGCTCATAGTATGATTTTAAATGGGCAAATTGAAGATGCCAAAACTATTATAGGTATTCTATGGTTAACGAATCACTATGGTAACGCTTAATAAATTTCAACCCCAAGTTATTTTTCGAACTGATGCATCAGGAGCATGGCAAGCAGGTAAAAATAATGATGTTGTAGTTATCGTTGATATTATAGATATGAGTACAACCTTAGAATGTGCCTTGGAAGCCGGAGCTTTAGCTGTTTTTGGAGCTAGTACAGATCATTGTAAATTTAACATACCGTTAGGCCCAGAGGTGATTGGCTATAAAGCCGGAAGATTGGGAATAGAAAACCAGTCTTCTATTGTGATAGTAACTGAGCCTCGATGGGGGAAAAAAATTGACTTAATTAATAGTTGCAGTAAAACTTTAAAAGGTATAGAAAAAACCGGTGCCGTTATTAAGGATATTATCCCCAATTTAGGGACAGCCTCAGCTAAGATGTGTGATTTTAAAAACAAAGTTGTTATTGCAGTTACTGACTGTGGTGGAGTAGCTTACGATGCGGCATATACAGCAGGTGGCACTGTTTTAACAGGTACAATAGCAAGAACCCTTAATCAAAAAGGGACCAAACCTGCTTTGTCCGCTGTGAACAGATCCTTAGAACTTGCTATAAAGCTAAAAAAAAATATTAGCGTTGTTGCGGCTAGTGCAAATTCTTTTGAAGATGTTTTAGCAGCACAATATATTGTACAAAAATTATTAGAACGAATACGTTGCTGCTAGCTAGTTGGTATAATGTTCCTTCTAAAAACATACCTATTACAAGAATGGTTTTAGGAGGCATTTTTATGGCAATTAGTCTATGGGATAAATTTAAAAAACATGTCAATGATAATATTATTCTTTATATAAGC encodes the following:
- a CDS encoding DUF3866 family protein; the protein is MFSYEQGQVTKVIEKNDYVTEIIVLVSGKEEKAINYNLLTGPVGLGDRVILNTTAVRLNLGTGGYHFVINNLKQIEQPIKGSGHIMKMRYTPFQIKVLSVEEATSPFHNVMSTANNLNNTPVIIGTLHSMLTPITWGIKTRSSRDLKVICVMTDGAALPLAFSKTIPQLRKKKLIHGTITIGNAFGGDIEAVNIYSGLLAAKHVLKADIIVVTMGPGIVGTGTKWGFSGIEQGQIINAVESLGGIPIAVPRISFVDQRQRHYGLSHHTITVLEKIALAPAIVPLAKLYFPKLKYVLKQWKEANLGKKHFLKIIDVHKSLNELIQTDLKVSTMGRKIHEDQEFFATAVASGAMAVKYLIK
- a CDS encoding NUDIX hydrolase, whose protein sequence is MEETKKSQLIYDGKIIKVRLDEVKLLNGKYAKREIVEHPGAAAIIALFPTNEILLVKQYRKALEKTLYELPAGKLEKGELPEKSAARELLEETGIKAGKIIKVLSFYTSPGFCNETIYLFLAEDLQEKSQQLDEDEFLTIEKVPLTKAHSMILNGQIEDAKTIIGILWLTNHYGNA